A portion of the Malania oleifera isolate guangnan ecotype guangnan chromosome 3, ASM2987363v1, whole genome shotgun sequence genome contains these proteins:
- the LOC131151973 gene encoding exosome complex exonuclease RRP46 homolog isoform X2 has translation MEIDRADGRTPNQLRRLACSRNILHRAHGSANWSQGDTKVLAAVFGPKAGTKKNENPEKACVEVIWKPQTGQIGKLEKEYEMILKRTLQSICLLTVNPNTTTSVIVQVVSDDGALLPCAINAACAALVDAGVPLKHLAESGYVILDPTKLEEQKMKALTYLVFPNLIHSVLPEGSSLVGGEPMGHGVITSVTRGVMPVDDYLHCLERGRAACAKMSDFLRRSLQSQLPSDSTKAA, from the exons ATGGAAATAGATAGGGCTGATGGCCGTACGCCAAACCAGCTGAGACGACTCGCTTGTTCTCGCAACATCCTTCACCGTGCCCATGGCTCAGCGAACTGGTCTCAAG GAGATACAAAAGTCCTTGCAGCAGTTTTTGGACCAAAAGCCGGGACAAAGAAGAATGAAAACCCTGAGAAGGCCTGTGTTGAAGTCATTTGGAAGCCTCAAACAGGGCAGATTG GAAAACTGGAAAAGGAGTATGAGATGATATTGAAAAGGACTTTGCAAAGCATCTGCCTTTTGACCGTTAATCCAAATACTACGACCTCAGTTATAGTTCAG GTTGTCAGTGATGATGGTGCG CTTCTTCCATGTGCCATTAATGCAGCATGTGCTGCTCTTGTAGATGCTGGAGTTCCTCTGAAACATCTGGCTG AAAGTGGATATGTTATACTAGACCCTACCAAATTGGAAGAACAG AAGATGAAGGCATTAACTTATTTGGTCTTCCCAAACTTGATTCACTCAGTTCTGCCAGAAGGATCATCGCTTGTGGGAGGTGAACCTATGGGGCATGGTGTCATTACATCTGTTACCCGAGGTGTGATGCCAG TGGATGATTATCTTCACTGCCTGGAACGAGGGCGTGCTGCATGTGCAAAGATGTCAGATTTTCTCAGGAGAAGCCTGCAGTCCCAACTCCCAAGTGACTCCACCAAGGCTGCGTGA
- the LOC131151379 gene encoding uncharacterized protein LOC131151379 has product MAFNPLAIILKENKLVGPNYINWKRNLDIVLTAEEYKYVLVEICPQKLDEGATDEETQAYWKWIKADEVVRCYILASMSNVLQHQHQSMPSFYDIMHNLKEMFGDQNRAARQTAMKELMNITMAKGTPVKDYVLKMIGLLNEL; this is encoded by the coding sequence ATGGCTTTCAATCCCCTGGCtattattctcaaagaaaacaaacttgttggacctaattatattaATTGGAAAAGGAACTTGGACATTGTACTGACTGCagaggagtacaagtatgtgctcgTAGAGATATGTCCACAGAAACTCGATGAAGGGGCGACCGATGAGGAAACCCAGGCTTATTGGAAGTGGATTAAGGCTGATGAGGTGGTgcggtgttacattttggcatctatgtcaAATGTTCTACAACATCAACATCAGTCTATGCCTTCTTTCTATGATATAATGCAtaacctcaaagaaatgtttggggaTCAAAATCGTGCTGCTAGGCAAACTGCTATGAAGGAACTTATGAATATCACTATGGCAAAAGGGACCCCAGTAAAGGATTATGTTTTGAAGATGATTGGTCTTCTTAATGAGCTATAG
- the LOC131151973 gene encoding exosome complex exonuclease RRP46 homolog isoform X1, which translates to MEIDRADGRTPNQLRRLACSRNILHRAHGSANWSQGDTKVLAAVFGPKAGTKKNENPEKACVEVIWKPQTGQIGKLEKEYEMILKRTLQSICLLTVNPNTTTSVIVQVVSDDGALLPCAINAACAALVDAGVPLKHLAVAVCCCVAESGYVILDPTKLEEQKMKALTYLVFPNLIHSVLPEGSSLVGGEPMGHGVITSVTRGVMPVDDYLHCLERGRAACAKMSDFLRRSLQSQLPSDSTKAA; encoded by the exons ATGGAAATAGATAGGGCTGATGGCCGTACGCCAAACCAGCTGAGACGACTCGCTTGTTCTCGCAACATCCTTCACCGTGCCCATGGCTCAGCGAACTGGTCTCAAG GAGATACAAAAGTCCTTGCAGCAGTTTTTGGACCAAAAGCCGGGACAAAGAAGAATGAAAACCCTGAGAAGGCCTGTGTTGAAGTCATTTGGAAGCCTCAAACAGGGCAGATTG GAAAACTGGAAAAGGAGTATGAGATGATATTGAAAAGGACTTTGCAAAGCATCTGCCTTTTGACCGTTAATCCAAATACTACGACCTCAGTTATAGTTCAG GTTGTCAGTGATGATGGTGCG CTTCTTCCATGTGCCATTAATGCAGCATGTGCTGCTCTTGTAGATGCTGGAGTTCCTCTGAAACATCTGGCTG TTGCCGTCTGTTGTTGTGTGGCAGAAAGTGGATATGTTATACTAGACCCTACCAAATTGGAAGAACAG AAGATGAAGGCATTAACTTATTTGGTCTTCCCAAACTTGATTCACTCAGTTCTGCCAGAAGGATCATCGCTTGTGGGAGGTGAACCTATGGGGCATGGTGTCATTACATCTGTTACCCGAGGTGTGATGCCAG TGGATGATTATCTTCACTGCCTGGAACGAGGGCGTGCTGCATGTGCAAAGATGTCAGATTTTCTCAGGAGAAGCCTGCAGTCCCAACTCCCAAGTGACTCCACCAAGGCTGCGTGA